A section of the Ornithinimicrobium sufpigmenti genome encodes:
- the cobN gene encoding cobaltochelatase subunit CobN, producing MTPAIAIISTSDTDLLCARAADARYVYANPARPARLPEVLAAADIVVARILGGPDDVPEEVRRLRGTGVPLVVLGGEQQPDAALMELSTAPAGVVAEAHRYLAEGGVDNLTQLHHFLSDTLLLTGEGFEPPRELPSWGVLDRPAPPPLPDGGTRPAVGILFYRAQHAAGNTAYVQALADAVDAAGGHAGVVWATSLRQASEDLLAHLGSYDALVTTVLAAGGTRPAGAQAGGDDEAWDVRALAALDIPILQGLCLTWGREDWASSDDGMSPLDVATQVAVPEFDGRLITVAFSFKEIGEDGLPSYVPDPERCARVAGTAVAHARLRHTAPADRRVAVVLGAYPTKHARIGNAVGLDTPVSTVRLLRAMRDAGYDLGAPGQVPGLDEDLLEPVPGEDPETTAGNALIHALIAAGGQDPEWLTQAQLTEHHVRIPRSRYEGWFARLSPALRAEMTEHWGPAPGTLYVDEEGEEPAIVAAALRAGNVTVLVQPPRGFGENPVAIYHDPDLPPSHHYVATYRWIEEEFGAHAVVHVGKHGNLEWLPGKNLALSADCGADAALGNLPLVYPFLVNDPGEGTQAKRRAHATVVDHLVPPMARAETYGDIARLEQLLDEYGNVSVMDPAKAPALRGEIWTLLKAAEMHRDLGLTEEADLEDADGFDDLVMHIDGWLCEIKDVQIRDGLHVLGAAPEGEGLVNLVLAVLRAGQLFGGSGDGVPGLRAALGLSGGEGAESVTRTDRVEQVARDLVEAVAGTGWDAVQVPRVVRDVLASTDLPGLDVAGVEASLRFGCQEVVPRLAATTREVPMVLHALDGGYVPAGPSGSPLRGLVNVLPTGRNFYSVDPKAIPSRLAYDTGVAMAESLLQRYREETGELPRSVGLSAWGTSAMRTSGDDIGEVLALLGVRPVWDEQSRRVTGLEPVPLAQLGRPRVDVTVRISGFFRDAFPHVVSMLDDAVALVAGLDEADEDNYVRAHARADLAEHGDERRARTRIFGSKPGSYGAGVLQVVESGGWRDGADLAEVYTAWGGYAYGRDLDGAPARQDMERTYRRIQVAAKNVDNRESDILDSDDYYQYHGGMIATVRALAGAEPRAYVGDSTTPDAVRTRTLSEETARVFRSRVVNPRWVGAMRRHGYKGAFELAATTDYVFGFAATAGVVPDWMFDRLAREYVLDEETQAFLRQANPWALRSIVERLVEAADRGLWQQPDPEVVAAMQQAYLEVEGDLEE from the coding sequence ATGACCCCTGCCATCGCAATCATCTCCACCTCGGACACCGACCTGCTCTGCGCCCGGGCGGCCGACGCCCGGTACGTTTACGCCAACCCGGCCCGGCCGGCCCGGCTGCCGGAGGTGCTGGCCGCGGCCGACATCGTCGTCGCCCGGATCCTCGGCGGCCCCGACGACGTGCCCGAGGAGGTCCGACGACTGCGTGGCACCGGAGTGCCGCTGGTGGTCCTCGGCGGGGAGCAGCAGCCGGACGCGGCGCTCATGGAACTCTCGACCGCCCCCGCCGGCGTCGTGGCCGAGGCGCACCGCTACCTGGCGGAGGGCGGGGTGGACAACCTCACCCAGCTGCACCACTTCCTCTCCGACACCCTGCTGCTCACCGGTGAGGGCTTCGAGCCGCCGCGGGAGCTGCCGTCCTGGGGCGTGCTCGACCGTCCGGCGCCCCCGCCGCTGCCCGACGGCGGCACGCGCCCAGCCGTGGGCATCCTCTTCTACCGGGCCCAGCACGCTGCCGGCAACACCGCCTACGTGCAGGCGCTCGCCGACGCGGTCGACGCAGCTGGCGGTCACGCCGGGGTCGTCTGGGCCACGTCCTTGCGCCAGGCGTCGGAGGACCTCCTCGCGCACCTGGGCAGCTACGACGCCCTCGTCACGACCGTCCTCGCCGCCGGTGGCACCCGCCCGGCCGGGGCGCAGGCGGGCGGTGACGACGAGGCCTGGGACGTGCGCGCCCTCGCCGCCCTCGACATCCCCATCCTCCAGGGTCTGTGCCTGACCTGGGGTCGGGAGGACTGGGCGAGCTCGGACGACGGGATGTCGCCCCTCGACGTGGCCACGCAGGTCGCGGTGCCGGAATTCGACGGGCGGCTGATCACGGTCGCCTTCTCCTTTAAGGAGATCGGCGAGGATGGGCTGCCCTCCTACGTGCCCGACCCGGAGCGGTGCGCCCGCGTCGCCGGCACGGCGGTGGCGCACGCCCGGCTGCGGCATACCGCGCCGGCCGACCGGCGGGTCGCGGTGGTCCTGGGGGCCTACCCGACCAAGCACGCCCGGATCGGCAACGCCGTCGGCCTGGACACGCCGGTGTCGACGGTCCGGCTGCTGCGCGCCATGCGGGACGCCGGCTACGACCTTGGCGCGCCCGGCCAGGTGCCCGGCCTCGACGAGGACCTCCTGGAGCCGGTGCCGGGGGAGGACCCGGAGACCACCGCCGGCAACGCGCTCATCCACGCGCTCATCGCCGCTGGCGGGCAGGACCCGGAATGGCTCACCCAGGCCCAGCTCACCGAGCATCACGTCCGGATCCCGCGCAGCCGCTACGAGGGCTGGTTCGCCCGCCTGTCCCCCGCCCTTCGCGCGGAGATGACCGAGCACTGGGGTCCCGCGCCGGGGACGCTCTACGTCGACGAGGAGGGCGAGGAGCCGGCGATCGTCGCCGCCGCGCTCCGGGCCGGCAACGTGACGGTCCTCGTGCAGCCGCCGCGCGGCTTCGGGGAGAACCCCGTGGCGATCTACCACGACCCCGACCTGCCGCCGAGCCACCACTACGTTGCGACCTACCGGTGGATCGAGGAGGAGTTCGGCGCGCACGCGGTCGTCCACGTGGGCAAGCACGGCAACCTGGAGTGGCTCCCGGGCAAGAACCTCGCGCTGTCGGCCGACTGCGGCGCCGACGCCGCCCTGGGCAACCTGCCTCTCGTCTACCCCTTCCTCGTCAACGACCCGGGGGAGGGGACCCAGGCCAAGCGCCGGGCCCACGCCACGGTCGTGGACCACCTGGTCCCGCCGATGGCGCGGGCCGAGACCTATGGCGATATCGCGCGGTTGGAGCAGCTGCTCGACGAGTACGGCAACGTCAGCGTCATGGACCCGGCCAAGGCCCCGGCGCTGCGCGGGGAGATCTGGACGCTGCTCAAGGCCGCGGAGATGCACCGCGACCTGGGGCTCACCGAGGAGGCCGACCTCGAGGACGCCGACGGTTTCGACGACCTCGTCATGCACATCGACGGCTGGCTCTGCGAAATCAAGGACGTGCAGATCCGCGACGGCCTGCACGTGCTCGGTGCGGCCCCCGAGGGGGAGGGCCTGGTCAACCTCGTTCTGGCCGTGCTGCGGGCCGGACAGCTCTTCGGCGGCTCCGGCGACGGCGTGCCCGGCCTGCGCGCGGCCCTCGGGCTCAGCGGTGGGGAAGGCGCCGAATCAGTCACCCGTACGGACCGGGTCGAGCAGGTGGCCCGCGACCTCGTCGAGGCCGTCGCCGGCACCGGCTGGGACGCTGTGCAGGTGCCCCGGGTGGTCCGGGACGTGCTGGCCAGCACCGACCTGCCGGGCCTGGACGTCGCCGGGGTCGAGGCGTCGCTGCGCTTTGGCTGCCAGGAGGTCGTGCCCCGCCTGGCCGCCACAACCCGGGAGGTCCCGATGGTGCTGCACGCCCTGGACGGCGGCTACGTCCCGGCGGGGCCCTCGGGCTCCCCGCTGCGCGGCCTGGTCAACGTGCTGCCGACCGGGCGCAACTTCTACTCCGTCGACCCGAAGGCCATCCCGAGCCGGCTCGCCTACGACACCGGGGTGGCGATGGCGGAGTCCCTGCTGCAGCGGTACCGGGAGGAGACCGGCGAGCTGCCCCGCTCGGTCGGCCTGTCGGCGTGGGGCACGAGCGCCATGCGTACCTCCGGCGACGACATCGGCGAGGTCCTGGCCCTCCTCGGGGTGCGGCCGGTGTGGGACGAGCAGTCGCGGCGGGTCACCGGGCTCGAGCCGGTGCCGCTGGCCCAGCTGGGCCGCCCCCGCGTGGACGTGACGGTGCGGATCAGCGGCTTCTTCCGCGACGCCTTTCCCCACGTCGTCTCGATGCTCGACGACGCCGTCGCGCTCGTCGCCGGACTGGACGAGGCGGACGAGGACAACTACGTGCGCGCCCACGCCCGCGCGGACCTGGCGGAGCACGGCGACGAGCGGCGGGCGCGGACCCGGATCTTCGGCTCCAAACCGGGCAGCTATGGGGCGGGCGTGCTCCAAGTCGTCGAGTCCGGCGGCTGGCGCGACGGCGCCGACCTGGCGGAGGTCTACACCGCCTGGGGCGGCTACGCCTACGGCCGGGACCTGGACGGTGCGCCGGCTCGGCAGGACATGGAGCGCACCTACCGCCGCATCCAGGTCGCCGCCAAGAACGTCGACAACCGCGAGTCCGACATCCTCGACTCCGACGACTACTACCAGTACCACGGCGGCATGATCGCGACCGTCCGGGCGCTGGCCGGCGCTGAGCCGCGAGCCTATGTCGGGGACTCCACGACCCCGGACGCGGTCCGCACGCGCACGCTCTCGGAGGAGACGGCCCGCGTGTTCCGCTCCCGAGTCGTCAACCCGCGCTGGGTGGGGGCGATGCGGCGGCACGGCTACAAGGGCGCCTTCGAGCTCGCGGCGACGACCGACTACGTCTTCGGATTCGCCGCGACGGCCGGCGTCGTCCCGGACTGGATGTTCGACCGCCTCGCCCGCGAGTACGTCCTCGACGAGGAGACCCAGGCGTTCCTGCGCCAGGCCAACCCCTGGGCGCTGCGCTCCATCGTCGAGCGCCTCGTCGAAGCGGCTGACCGGGGCCTGTGGCAGCAGCCCGACCCCGAGGTCGTCGCCGCGATGCAGCAGGCATATCTGGAGGTGGAGGGCGACCTGGAGGAGTGA
- a CDS encoding ABC transporter substrate-binding protein, with amino-acid sequence MNRRRHRVRTAVALMSLPLAACAGAPDGQLEAAPGAGTTQEAEATQDPSSTFPVTVDNCGVEVTVAAPPERIVTLNQGATEVALALRLADQMAGTAYLDDQVAERFAEDYAQVPVLSTEYPTVEQFLAAEPDLAIASYSSAFGDNGVGTRDELAGRGTATYVSPLTCPDESGLEPTFESVWTELREVGLLTGAADTAEDEVQDQQTAMEEIEATAAGEGLSILWYDSGDDTPLVGAGGGGPQLLMDAVGATNVFADLDGGWADGSWETGLAADPDVIVLADAAWSTAEDKRAYLESDPVLGQLSAVQDERYVVVPFSESTPGVRMVDGARGLSDQLQALNR; translated from the coding sequence ATGAACCGACGTCGTCACCGGGTCCGGACAGCCGTGGCCCTGATGTCCCTGCCCTTGGCAGCCTGCGCCGGTGCCCCGGACGGGCAGCTTGAAGCCGCACCCGGTGCCGGGACGACACAGGAGGCCGAGGCGACGCAGGACCCGAGCTCGACCTTCCCGGTCACCGTGGACAACTGCGGTGTCGAGGTCACGGTCGCAGCGCCGCCCGAGCGCATCGTCACCCTCAACCAGGGGGCGACCGAGGTCGCGTTGGCCTTGCGTCTGGCCGACCAGATGGCGGGCACCGCATACCTGGATGACCAGGTCGCCGAGCGCTTCGCCGAGGACTACGCGCAGGTGCCGGTGCTCTCGACCGAGTACCCGACGGTGGAGCAGTTCCTCGCGGCGGAGCCCGACCTGGCCATCGCCTCCTACTCCAGCGCCTTCGGCGACAACGGCGTGGGCACCCGGGATGAGCTCGCCGGCCGGGGCACCGCCACCTACGTCAGCCCGCTTACCTGCCCCGACGAGTCCGGTCTGGAACCGACCTTCGAGTCGGTCTGGACCGAGCTGCGCGAGGTGGGCCTGCTGACCGGGGCCGCGGACACCGCCGAGGATGAGGTCCAGGACCAACAAACCGCGATGGAGGAGATCGAGGCCACGGCGGCCGGGGAAGGCCTGAGCATTCTCTGGTACGACTCGGGCGACGACACCCCCCTCGTCGGTGCGGGCGGTGGGGGCCCCCAGCTGCTGATGGATGCCGTGGGTGCCACGAACGTCTTCGCCGATCTTGACGGGGGCTGGGCCGACGGATCGTGGGAGACCGGGCTCGCGGCCGACCCCGACGTGATCGTGCTGGCCGACGCAGCCTGGTCCACGGCCGAGGACAAACGCGCCTACCTCGAGTCCGATCCCGTGCTTGGTCAGCTCTCCGCGGTCCAGGACGAGCGGTATGTCGTCGTGCCCTTCAGCGAGAGCACGCCCGGCGTTCGCATGGTGGACGGGGCGCGTGGGTTGTCCGACCAGCTCCAGGCACTCAACCGGTGA
- a CDS encoding FecCD family ABC transporter permease, whose protein sequence is MTAPALQRDRPRIGARPAGLALATLLLLSVVMVLGVGSVSVEARDVVHVVARRLHLVDGASVGVLEDQIVWQLRLPRVLAAAAVGAVLALSGAVMQSLLTNELADPFLLGISSGAAFGAVLALTFGVTVMGTGLGVGVAAMLGAVVALGLVLALATSRSGALPPVRTILAGVAVAQLSGAGTSMLIMVFGSRDTARQVLAWTLGSFAGVRTRHAVVLVAVALLVVLCVLAAARTLDAFAFGETAARSVGVDVRRITWVLLVGSALAAAATVGVVGPIGFVGLVVPHLVRLVVGPGHRRLLPLAALTGALLMVWADTAARSVAQDREIPVGVVTAIVGAPVLIALLRRQARTS, encoded by the coding sequence GTGACCGCGCCGGCCCTGCAGCGGGACCGGCCCCGCATCGGGGCCCGGCCCGCCGGACTGGCGCTCGCTACGCTCCTGCTGCTCAGTGTCGTCATGGTCCTCGGCGTGGGTTCGGTGAGCGTCGAGGCCCGGGACGTGGTGCACGTGGTGGCCCGTCGGCTCCATCTGGTCGACGGAGCCTCGGTGGGCGTCCTGGAGGACCAGATCGTCTGGCAGCTGCGGCTGCCCAGGGTGCTGGCCGCGGCCGCGGTCGGTGCCGTGCTTGCGCTGTCCGGGGCAGTGATGCAGTCGTTGCTGACCAACGAGCTAGCTGACCCTTTCCTGCTGGGCATCTCCAGCGGCGCGGCCTTCGGAGCGGTGCTCGCCCTGACCTTCGGGGTCACGGTGATGGGAACCGGGCTGGGGGTGGGCGTCGCAGCGATGCTCGGCGCAGTAGTGGCCCTGGGACTCGTGCTTGCCCTGGCGACCAGTCGCAGCGGAGCGCTGCCTCCGGTGCGCACTATCCTGGCCGGCGTCGCGGTCGCCCAGCTCAGCGGGGCAGGCACCTCGATGCTCATCATGGTCTTCGGCAGCCGGGACACGGCCCGGCAGGTCCTCGCCTGGACCCTGGGCTCCTTTGCCGGCGTCCGCACCCGCCACGCCGTGGTCCTCGTCGCGGTCGCCCTCCTGGTGGTGCTCTGCGTTCTGGCTGCCGCGCGAACCCTGGATGCCTTCGCGTTCGGGGAGACCGCGGCCCGCTCCGTCGGGGTGGACGTCCGGCGCATCACCTGGGTGCTGCTGGTCGGCAGCGCCCTGGCTGCCGCCGCGACGGTCGGGGTGGTCGGACCGATCGGTTTCGTCGGGCTGGTCGTGCCGCACCTGGTCCGCCTGGTGGTCGGTCCGGGGCATCGCCGGCTGCTGCCGCTGGCCGCACTGACCGGCGCGCTGCTCATGGTGTGGGCCGACACCGCCGCCCGGTCCGTGGCCCAGGACCGTGAGATCCCGGTCGGAGTGGTCACCGCGATCGTCGGGGCCCCCGTGCTCATCGCCTTGCTGCGTCGGCAGGCCAGGACATCGTGA
- a CDS encoding ABC transporter ATP-binding protein, with protein sequence MGVLQVRDLAWRAAGRLIVSGVDLTVAPGRVTGIVGPNGSGKTTVLHLIAGLRIPARGRVLLGGEDVLALSPRERARRIALVEQKAGTNLDLTAREVVALGRYARRPRWGRPDRDDAVDRALQMADAAGLADRSWATMSGGEQQRVHLARALAQEPQVLLLDEPTNHLDLAHQIGLLQLVRSLDCTTLVVLHDLDLAAASCDELVVMDAGRVVASGSTAEVLAPGLLEDVFAVRTSVRHEERLRVLWHGLAESSPRRDGG encoded by the coding sequence ATGGGTGTGCTGCAGGTGCGGGACCTCGCCTGGAGGGCTGCGGGTCGTCTTATCGTCTCCGGCGTCGACCTGACCGTCGCACCCGGCCGGGTGACCGGCATCGTCGGTCCCAACGGGTCAGGCAAGACGACCGTGCTCCACCTCATCGCCGGGTTGCGGATCCCTGCCCGGGGGCGGGTGCTCCTCGGTGGAGAGGACGTGCTGGCGCTCTCGCCCCGGGAACGGGCCCGCCGGATCGCCCTCGTGGAGCAGAAGGCCGGCACCAACCTCGACCTGACGGCGCGCGAGGTGGTCGCCCTGGGTCGGTACGCCCGGCGCCCCAGGTGGGGCCGACCCGACCGGGATGACGCGGTGGACCGTGCGCTGCAGATGGCCGACGCGGCAGGACTGGCCGACCGTTCCTGGGCCACCATGTCCGGCGGTGAGCAGCAACGCGTGCACCTGGCCCGGGCGCTGGCCCAGGAACCCCAGGTCCTCCTGCTGGACGAGCCGACGAACCACCTGGACCTGGCTCACCAGATCGGCCTCCTCCAGCTCGTGCGGTCCCTGGACTGCACCACGCTCGTCGTCCTGCACGACCTCGACCTTGCCGCCGCGTCGTGCGACGAGCTGGTCGTCATGGACGCCGGAAGAGTGGTGGCTTCCGGGTCAACCGCAGAGGTGCTGGCCCCGGGCCTGCTCGAGGACGTCTTCGCCGTGCGCACCTCGGTGCGGCACGAGGAGCGGCTGCGCGTGCTGTGGCACGGTCTCGCTGAGTCCTCGCCCCGGAGGGATGGCGGATGA
- a CDS encoding (2Fe-2S) ferredoxin domain-containing protein: MTQTAGHLVLVTVDLQDPRTHSGLVRTAGELGAVLATVNGSGPALVDVLGSLAARRVVQDHAVLVPVAGHEPGTGWSWVRRVAAHWWRTHPYPPFSLSVSAPAQDHTAQAVRACLEGAHHPVTGSEAGLTSSAWEQVPEHRHHLLLCRGPRCSAQGASQTVRAVAAEMRRRGWGDEQILLTQTGCLFPCNKAPVVCVHPGGRWLGPIHPVDVPSLLDDLHSAEKAEQ, from the coding sequence ATGACGCAGACTGCCGGGCATCTCGTGCTTGTCACGGTCGACCTTCAGGATCCGCGCACCCATTCCGGGCTGGTGCGGACCGCCGGCGAGTTGGGAGCCGTGCTGGCCACCGTCAACGGTTCGGGCCCCGCGCTCGTCGACGTCCTGGGCTCGCTCGCAGCGCGCCGGGTCGTCCAGGACCATGCCGTCCTCGTTCCGGTGGCCGGTCACGAACCGGGGACCGGCTGGTCGTGGGTGCGCAGGGTCGCCGCTCACTGGTGGCGCACCCACCCCTACCCGCCGTTTTCCCTCTCGGTCAGCGCACCGGCGCAGGACCACACCGCACAGGCGGTCCGGGCCTGCCTGGAAGGTGCGCACCACCCAGTCACCGGGTCCGAGGCGGGCCTGACCAGCTCAGCCTGGGAGCAGGTCCCTGAGCACCGCCACCACCTGCTGCTGTGCCGCGGGCCACGGTGCAGCGCCCAGGGCGCGAGCCAGACGGTCCGCGCCGTCGCCGCAGAGATGCGGCGCCGGGGGTGGGGCGATGAGCAGATCCTGCTCACCCAGACCGGTTGCCTCTTCCCCTGCAATAAGGCACCGGTCGTCTGCGTCCATCCCGGGGGCCGGTGGCTCGGGCCGATCCACCCGGTGGACGTCCCCTCCCTGCTCGATGACCTGCACAGCGCAGAAAAGGCGGAACAATGA
- the cobF gene encoding precorrin-6A synthase (deacetylating) — protein sequence MTAVRQIRVIGVGVGGPGQLTLDAVAALKELDVVLVADKGEGLAQLVDARRALLETHRPAPGGGTAVRVVQVPDPRRGPDPQETASYLEGVRSWHEARVDAYAATVDSLEPHLVVGFLVWGDPALYDSILRVVRALGERTPVAVRTVPGVTALSALAAAHDEVLHAIGEPVHVTTGRRLVREWRPGLGTVVVMLDGQLRCRDLLAARPETADLELLWGACLGLPQQRLARGRLGDVLDDVAAARARLREEHGWVMDVYALRPAPARSAAPPAAPASATGEVGP from the coding sequence ATGACGGCTGTTCGGCAGATCCGTGTCATCGGCGTCGGCGTCGGAGGGCCTGGCCAGCTGACCCTCGACGCGGTTGCTGCACTCAAGGAACTGGACGTCGTGCTCGTCGCCGACAAGGGCGAGGGTCTGGCGCAACTCGTGGACGCACGGCGGGCGCTGCTGGAGACCCACCGTCCGGCCCCGGGCGGCGGCACGGCGGTGCGCGTGGTGCAGGTGCCCGACCCCCGCCGCGGGCCGGACCCGCAGGAGACCGCCTCCTACCTGGAGGGCGTGCGCAGCTGGCACGAGGCCCGGGTCGACGCCTACGCCGCCACCGTGGACTCCCTCGAGCCGCACCTCGTCGTCGGGTTCCTCGTGTGGGGAGACCCCGCGCTCTACGACTCCATCCTGCGCGTCGTCCGGGCGCTGGGCGAGCGCACCCCGGTCGCTGTGCGCACCGTGCCGGGCGTCACCGCGCTCTCCGCCCTGGCCGCCGCCCACGACGAGGTGCTCCACGCCATCGGCGAACCGGTCCACGTCACGACCGGCCGGCGCCTCGTGCGCGAGTGGCGCCCCGGGCTGGGCACGGTCGTCGTCATGCTGGACGGCCAGCTGCGCTGCCGCGACCTCCTGGCCGCCCGCCCTGAGACCGCCGACCTCGAGCTCCTCTGGGGCGCGTGCCTCGGGCTCCCACAGCAACGGCTGGCCCGCGGCCGCCTCGGTGACGTCCTCGACGACGTGGCCGCGGCCCGCGCCCGGCTGCGGGAGGAGCACGGCTGGGTGATGGATGTCTACGCGCTGCGGCCCGCACCGGCGAGGTCGGCCGCCCCGCCGGCAGCTCCCGCGTCGGCCACCGGCGAGGTGGGGCCGTGA
- a CDS encoding cobalamin biosynthesis protein CobG, whose protein sequence is MNATDHRGQRPDATLALPARTGGDACPGTLRPHPALDGSLVRLRLPGGGVDPAALDRLMGLARRHGSPMLQLTSRGNLQVRGLPDPLPGALVDEVEALGLLPSRTHERARGILAVPDPVAQALARQVDEAVQAEPDLAELPGRFLTVVSDSSAQLLAERWDLALQVTDPAHTASTGVRVLVAPGHAVRHALPPARAVAELVGLMRTFLRRRPDERTWNVRDLPDPASLHPDLVPARLRPPPPLRPGDRPGPGQLVAAVPLGLLRPQHTAALLRAAGDGGRVVLTPWRSVVLGLGQEEGSDSAVRPAASILADAGLVVGRGSPWARLSACVGAPHCRRTTSPTLALTAEAAGRVPEHGGRVHVVGCGRACGRPQGDHTLVVDPTHPDQIVQEAR, encoded by the coding sequence GTGAATGCCACCGACCACCGCGGTCAGCGACCGGACGCCACCCTCGCCCTGCCCGCGCGGACGGGGGGTGACGCCTGCCCGGGGACCCTACGCCCGCACCCCGCGCTCGACGGCTCCCTCGTCCGGCTGCGGCTGCCCGGCGGCGGCGTCGACCCCGCCGCGCTCGACCGGCTCATGGGACTCGCGCGCCGGCACGGGTCACCGATGCTGCAACTCACCTCGCGGGGCAACCTCCAGGTGCGCGGCCTGCCCGACCCGCTGCCCGGCGCCCTCGTGGATGAGGTCGAGGCGTTGGGGCTGCTGCCCTCCCGCACCCACGAGCGCGCCCGCGGCATCCTCGCCGTGCCCGACCCGGTCGCGCAGGCCCTGGCCCGGCAGGTCGACGAGGCCGTCCAGGCCGAGCCCGACCTCGCCGAGCTGCCCGGTCGCTTCCTCACCGTCGTCAGCGACAGCTCCGCCCAGCTGCTCGCGGAGCGGTGGGACCTGGCGCTGCAGGTGACCGACCCCGCTCATACCGCCTCGACGGGGGTGCGGGTGCTCGTGGCACCGGGCCACGCAGTCCGGCACGCCCTGCCACCGGCCCGCGCCGTCGCCGAGCTGGTCGGGCTCATGCGGACCTTCCTGCGGCGGCGCCCCGACGAGCGCACCTGGAACGTCCGCGACCTGCCCGATCCGGCGAGCCTGCACCCCGACCTCGTCCCGGCCCGGCTGCGCCCGCCCCCGCCCCTGCGCCCCGGCGACCGCCCAGGCCCGGGGCAGCTCGTGGCCGCCGTGCCGCTCGGCCTGCTCCGCCCCCAGCACACGGCCGCTCTCCTGCGGGCCGCGGGCGACGGGGGCCGGGTCGTCCTGACGCCGTGGCGCTCAGTGGTCCTCGGCCTCGGCCAGGAGGAGGGTTCGGACAGCGCGGTGCGCCCGGCGGCGAGCATCCTCGCCGACGCCGGCCTGGTCGTCGGCCGCGGGTCGCCCTGGGCGCGGCTGAGCGCCTGCGTCGGCGCCCCTCACTGCCGACGCACGACCTCCCCCACTCTCGCCCTCACCGCCGAGGCGGCGGGCCGCGTGCCGGAGCACGGGGGCCGCGTGCACGTCGTGGGGTGCGGGCGGGCCTGTGGCCGGCCGCAAGGCGACCACACCCTCGTCGTCGACCCCACCCACCCCGACCAGATTGTGCAGGAGGCGCGTTGA
- a CDS encoding precorrin-8X methylmutase: MSATHPTGSHPEDVPELAAPSAADHPTRPGGTPPTTDPVAPRRPTRRYAYLTDGQEIYRRSFGTVRAELAGRLGALDPQLATVVTRVVHAAGDTGVVDDVDAHPDVVRAAREALRAGAHVLTDSHMLASGITARRLPAANRVICSLRDPRVPGLAQRWGTTRAAAAVSLWEPWLEGAVVAVGNAPTALFHLLELLHDGAPRPAAVVGMPVGFIGSAESKVALAGHDLPGGPVPWLTLHGRRGGSAVAAAAINALSTPEELA, encoded by the coding sequence TTGAGCGCGACCCATCCCACCGGCAGCCACCCCGAGGACGTCCCGGAGCTGGCGGCCCCGTCCGCAGCGGACCACCCGACGCGACCTGGGGGCACGCCCCCGACGACCGACCCGGTCGCGCCCCGTCGCCCAACCCGCCGCTACGCCTACCTCACCGACGGGCAGGAGATCTACCGGCGCTCGTTCGGCACCGTGCGCGCCGAGCTGGCCGGCCGACTCGGCGCCCTCGACCCGCAGCTGGCCACCGTCGTGACGCGCGTCGTGCACGCCGCCGGCGACACCGGCGTCGTGGACGACGTCGACGCCCATCCCGACGTCGTCCGTGCGGCCCGGGAGGCCCTGCGCGCAGGAGCCCACGTGCTGACCGACTCGCACATGCTCGCCAGCGGCATCACCGCGCGCCGACTGCCGGCGGCCAACCGGGTCATCTGCAGCCTGCGGGACCCACGGGTGCCGGGGTTGGCGCAGCGGTGGGGCACCACCCGCGCCGCCGCAGCGGTGTCGCTGTGGGAGCCGTGGCTGGAGGGGGCGGTCGTGGCGGTGGGCAATGCCCCGACCGCGCTCTTCCACCTGCTAGAGCTGCTCCATGACGGCGCCCCGCGTCCGGCGGCCGTCGTCGGGATGCCGGTGGGCTTCATCGGCTCGGCCGAGTCCAAGGTCGCCCTCGCTGGGCACGACCTGCCCGGAGGTCCGGTGCCGTGGTTGACCCTGCACGGACGGCGCGGCGGGTCGGCGGTCGCCGCCGCCGCGATCAACGCTCTTTCCACCCCCGAGGAGCTGGCGTGA